TAGCCACCGGAAGAAAATTCTGTAAATAAGGCTTTATGTAGAATTTTGCATAATTGCTGATAGGTAATCGGATAATCTGCATTTTCTGTGCTATCAGAGGAAATTAACCCTTTCTGATATGCACCATCATATATTTTTTCAATTGATATATCATTTTCATAACCATTAAAAGTGCTGTCTGTACAGCTATAGGTATCCCCTACCATCCGTAAAATATAAAACAACGCTTCCGCATTTGTTATTTTTTTATCTAATTGTAAATTGGGAATTGCGTTATAATCTAATATCTGATTTCTTCCGTTATAACATAGACTGAGTAACAGCATCTTTGTATTGTCTTCAAGATCATCTAAAGAAGCTAGCGTATCACCCACATACCAATCAGAAATGTCAGTTGCATTATCAGAATATTTTCCTCTCATTTTCTCTATCATAACAAAGAAATCAAAAACTGATAAGCTGTCATTACTGGTAATCTTTTCTTTGTCAACAATATCAAGTTCAGCTAAAATATCAACAGTGGTATCTTCGTACAGTTTTACATAATGACCAATAAAATGACACGCGCGAACAAGCATTGTAATTGCTTCTTCTTCAGTTAAATTTTCTTTTGGGAACAGATTGTTGTTATCCCCTTGGATAATTCCTGCACCGTACATATATTCCATGCCGGGTAATGCCCAATCAGAAATTTGATAAAAATCATCAACATCTTGAATATGTACTTCCTCATTGACACTTCCCACTACAGAAAGTTCCAATAATAAACGGTCTATGATGGTTGCCATTTGTTCTCTGGTTAATGGCATATCGGGAGCAAAGGTCGTTTCAGAAACACCGTTTACAAAACCGAGCACAAATGCTTTTTTCACATAGAAATCATCAGTATCGGTAAATGGCTCCTCCATTTCGCTTGGCATTGATTTTCCAACAGAAAGATAAGTTTTTACAACCAATTCGCAAACATCCTGCCGAGAAATTTCTTCTGAGAAATTTTCAGGAATTTCATCACGTAAAATATTTAAAACATTTGCTTTTCTGAGGAATTTTGTAGCCCAGTCACTACAGTGATACTGACTGCCGGTATTTGCATAAACTACCAATGAAGAGAAAATCAGTGTTATTGAAAGAATCAAAGAAAATACTTTTTTCATAATAAATTCTCCTTTGCATTCAGATATTCTTATTATATCATAAATGACCCAAACAGTCAATTCAAGATAAAAAATGTCTTTTTATTGTAAAATATATATACTGTTCTATGCTAAAAAAAGAAAACGTCATTTTTGTGTATTTTATCCGTGATAACAGTGTGAAGTCTATTATTTTCAATATAAAAATATAAAAAAATACAACTGCTGTTCAAATCGACAGTTGTATTTTTTTAACTATTAAATCATCTGCGTATTTGTGATTTTTTGTCTAAGTTTCCATTCTACTAAAGAATCATATTGATGGAATATGAACCTTACATTATAAATGATACGATAAGATAGAACAAAAGTTACTTTGAGAATTCAAAAAATATTTCTATTTGTGTAAAAAGAAGAAAGTTGTCACAAAAAGACAACTTTCTTCTTAAGATTGTTACATTAGAAATCCACTTCTGTATCGTAGTAACAACATTTCAGCAGCTTTTCCATTTCTTCCACAGAAATTTTTCTGGGATTTGAGCCGGTGCAAGCGTCTGCAACTGCATTTTTTGCGATACTGGGAAGTCTTTCCAAGAACACTTCTTCCGACACGAATCCATGTTCACAGGGATAGCTGTCTGCACCATAGTTTTTAATACACTGGGGAATGTTCAAAGCATCATTCATGCCACGCAGATATTTAATCAGGTTTGCAACTTTTTCATCATCGGTTGCACCTTCTAATCCCATAAAATCAGCAATTACGCCATAACGTTTTTTTGCAGTTTCATCTTTTGCGTTAAAAGCAATTACTTTGGGCAGATACATTGCATTGGCAGCACCGTGAATAATATGTGCGCCTAAATCCTCAAAGATTGCACCTGTTTTATGTGCCATAGAATGCACAATACCTAAAAGTGCGTTGGAAAACGCCATCCCCGCCAAACACTGGGCGTTATGCATAGATGCACGTTTGGTCATATCTCCGTTGTAGGAATCAACCAGATCATCCTGAATCATTTTAATTGCAAAAATAGCCAGGGGATCGGTAAATTCGCTGTTTGCGGTGGAAACATAAGCTTCAATTGCGTGAGTCATTGCATCCATACCGGTATGAGCAGTCAGTTTCTGAGGCATTGTTTCTGCCAGGTCTGGATCCACAATTGCGATATCCGGGGTAATTTCAAAGTCTGCTAAAGGATATTTGATACCCTTCTCATAGTCAGTAATTACAGAGAATGCAGTCACTTCAGTTGCAGTACCGGAGGTGGACGGAATTGCGCAGAAACGTGCTTTTTTACGCAGTTCGGGAATACCGAATACTACACACATTTGTTCAAAAGTAATTTCGGGATATTCGTATTTAATCCACATTGCTTTTGCAGCATCGATGGGAGAACCTCCACCAATTGCAACGATCCAGTCAGGCTGGAATTTAGCCATAGCTTCGGCACCGCGCATTACAGTGTCAACAGACGGATCAGGTTCAATTCCTTCAAATACTTCCACTTCCATTCCCGCTTCTTTCAGGTAGTCACATACCTTATCCAGAAAACCGAAACGTTTCATAGAACCGCCGCCAACACAAACCATCGCACGGGTACCTTTCAGGTTTTTCAGTGCTTCCAAAGCACCTTTACCGTGATATAAATCACGAGGCAAAGTAAATCGGGCCATGTTATCATTCTCCTTTTTTTCTATTTAGTATGGTGTAGATTTTTCATACAAATTTATTATATAATATTCTATTAAAAAAAGCAAGTTTTTGATTAAAAAATTCATAAAATATGTAGCTTTGATTCATACTAAAAAGAAAAAAGGAATTTAAAAAATGGGAAAAAAGAACAAACAAAAGGCATCTTTTGATTTCGATTTGATGGACGCTTCTACCTCTACCGAATGTACTGGCATTACACCACGACCGCCGTTAAATGAAGGTGAATATGAATCCTATCAGGAAGTTTTTAATTTCGGACCTCCGAAGGTGAGAAATAAAAAAGACAAGAAGTAAAAAAGTACAGAGGTGCTCCTCTGTACTTTTTAGTATACAGCTAATTTTTTCAATTTAGCAGTGTAATTATCCTTGAAAATCTCTTAACTGATTTGGGTGGTCATTTAACATCTGCATCACTCTTTTCTTTTGCTTTTTCTGTGCATTCATGATCCAAAGGATAATTGCCAGAATCGCCAACAGAAGAATGACTACAACCACCAGCAATATTTTGACAAGTGCCTTGTCACGGTTGTGATTCCCTGCAATCAGATGAATCCCTTCACGGTTTGTTTTCACTTCCAGATAACTTGTATCATCAATACTTACTAACTGTGATTCTAAGTCTGTTAAAGTACCATCCTCTTCCAGATAATAAGCAGTGATGTTTTCCTGATAAGGTTCCATTTCAGCAGAAACAGGAAGAAATACAGTCGTTTCAGAACCATCAAAACCTTCAGAAGTATCGACTGTTCCAACTTCAGAATCTTTTCGTGTAACTTCATAATACTCTACTACAGGAATTTCGTCCAATTCTTTTTTTGATTCTTCCGGAATTGTAATATCGTTCGGTTTATCTGTTTTCTCTACGTCGTGAGTTTCATTGAATGGGATATCCGGCGTTTCGGTGTCGCTCTTATCATCTACAGAATAGACATCGTCAGACCAATCCAGAGTATCTACATTTTCCTGGGTACATTTACCGGTGATTTTATTGATATAGAGGTAATCAATAGTAGACCAATGATCATCGACCCACCACCGTAAATACATTGTGTAAAAAGATTCATTTTTATCCTGACCAGGCGTAATCGTTGTAGATTTCTGTGTTACCAGTTCACCATTTTCCCTATATGGTTCCCAATCCCAAAACTCTTTCGCGATTTCCATTGCTTCTTCCTTTGTGGGATATGGTGCATTAGCGTATGGTCCTACACATTCAGAAAAATAGTAAATTCCATAGTCGTCAGCATATTCGGAATTCACAATTTCATTATATTCGTCAATATCCTCTATGTAATTTGAAAACACCCAGTTTCTGTCATGGTATTCGCAAAGAATCTGATAATCTACATTCTCACCAGAGCTTGCTGAATAATCTACCGTTATAGTCAATATAAATTCCGCTGGAGAATTTTGTATAAATTTATGAGATATTATTTCTCCACTATCCCCCATATTGTATCCGAAATTCACGTACATTTTTTCATCTTTCATTTTCGGATTCAGCCGTTGCATAAAAACGGAAACCATTCTGTCATTAAAATGTTTTCGCATTTCCTGCTCCAGATCTTCCGGAGTTTTGATAGTATCATGCTTAATAGGACAAGGCGGCCAATTATAATGATCATAATCTTCAGGCACATCATAATATATGGGTTGTTCAAACCAGTTGTAATACATTTTATCCGCTTCTAAAAACTCATTATAAATTTCTTCTTTGGAAAACTCAGGAATGCTTTCTTCTACGGTTCCGGTGGGACTGGTATTAGGAGCGGTACATCCTGCAAATAAAGCTAGTATCATACAAATTGCAAGGAGGAAACTTAAACTTTTTGTTCTCATGATTATTCTCCTTCAATATCCAGATGATCGTTTTTAATAAATTTTGGAGCCGTCTTTGATTTCTTCAAAGGGTTTTAATAACTGCAGAATATCTCCGTCTTCTGCACAAAGAATCATACCTTCAGAAAGAATGCCTTTTAATTTTACAGGTTTTAAATTATATACCATCACAACCTGTTTGCCGATTAAATCTTCGGGTTTATAGTGCTTTTTGATACCGGAAACCACGGTTTTTACCTGGGAACCAACCTTTAATTTGAACAGCAATAATTTATCGGATTTTTTTACTTCTTCGCATTCTAATACAGTTGCGATTCTTAAATCCAATTTGGTAAAATCGTCAAATTCGATTTCAGGAGCCATGGGAATGGTATCATCGGGAATGGTAGCTGCAATTTCTTCTTCGATTTCCTTTAATTTCTTTTCTTCGTCGATTCGCATAAAGATGGGAGTGGGATTTTCTAAAGTAATTTCGGAAACAGTTTTACCAAATTCTACGGATTCATCGGTACAAGCAATCTGACGCTGAATTTCCTTTGCGGTATCGGGCATGAAGGGAGTTAAAATCACTGAAATGATACGGATGCTTTCCAGAAGATTATACAATACAGTTTTTAGGCGTTCTTTACCCTCATCATCTTTTGCCAATACCCAGGGAGTAGTTTCATCAATGTATTTATTGCATCTGCGAATGAGTTCGAAAATAGCATCCAATGCATCTGCGGTTTTATATTCATCCATTTTTTTGCGGTACGCAGTGATGGTGTTTTCAATGCAGGATTTTAAATCTTTATCCAAGTCAGTTTCTTCGCTGGGAGTGGGTACAGAACCAAAATACTTATTCACCATAGCAATACTGCGGTTTACCAAATTTCCTAAAGTATTTGCCAAATCGGAATTGAATTTGGTGATAATATTTTCGTAAGTAATGGTACCGTCGTTTCCGTAGGGCATTTCAGATAAGAGATAATATCTCATACCGTCAACAGTAAAATGACGAACCAAATCGTCTGCATACATTACGTTACCTTTGGATTTGGACATTTTATCATTACCGGATAACAGCCAGGGATGACCGAAAATTTGTTTCGGCAAGGGCTGTCCTAACGCCATTAACATAATGGGCCAGTAAATGGTATGGAAACGAAGAATATCTTTTCCAATAACGTGAACATCAGCTGGCCAGTATTTCTGATACAGCGTATCATCTTCCTGATCGTAACCTAATGCGGTAATGTAGTTAGTTAAAGCATCAATCCAAACATAAATAACGTGATTGGGATCGAATTCAACAGGGATACCCCACTTGAAAGAAGTTCTGGATACACATAAATCCTGCAGACCGGGTTTCAAGAAATTGTTTACCATTTCTTTTTTACGGGATTCAGGCTGAATGAAATCAGGATGAGTTTCAATATATTCCATTAATTTGTCCTGATATTTAGACATTTTAAAGAAATAGGCTTCTTCTTTGGTAGGTTTTACTTCTCTGCCGCAATCAGGACATTTGCCGTCTACCAACTGACTTTCGGTAAAGAAAGATTCACAGGGCACGCAATATAAACCTTCGTATTCCCCTTTATAGATATCTCCTTGGTCATACAACTGTTTGAAAATTTTCTGAACAGTTTTTTCGTGAAAATCATCAGTAGTTCGGATGAATTTATCATAGCTTGAATTCATCAGATTCCAAATTTCTTTGATTTCCCCTGCCACATTATCTACATATTCCTTTGGGGTAATACCTGCTTCTTTGGCACAGTCTTCAATTTTTTGACCGTGTTCATCAGTACCGGTTAAAAAGAATACGTCATAACCCATCTGACGTTTATAACGTGCAATGGCATCGGTCAATACAATTTCGTAAGTATTCCCGATGTGAGGCTTTCTGGAAGTATATGCAATAGCTGTTGTTACATAAAATTTTTCTTTGTTTTCGTTCATGGTTTATTCTCCTTTTTTTATTTCTTACTGAGATATTCTGTTACCGTTAATGAACACGGCTTCTGCTTTCGCCATCAAATCTAACGGGAATTGATCAAAAATTACGATATCGGCATCTTTTCCGATTTTTAAGGAACCAACTTTACCATCGATTCCTAATGCTTTTGCAGGATTTATGGTAATTGCTTTTAATGCATCCGTTTCATTCATTCCGTGTTTTACTGCCAGAGCAGCACATAAAGGCAAATAATTGATAGGAATCACGGGATGGTCGGTAATCACCGAAACCGGGGTTCCCTGCTCTGCTAAGATATGGTATGTATCGAAGGTCATATTTTTCAGTTCCGGTTTGGATCTATCCGATAAAGTGGGACCGAGCTGACAAGATACATCTTGTAATTTTTCGGGAAGTAAATGCCCTTCGGTGGCGTGCTCAATTGTCATATTCAGATTGAATTCTTTTGCAATACGAAGTGCGGTTGCAATATCATCTGCTCGATGTGCATGTGCTTTAACCGGTAATTCGCCGGTTAAGACCGGCAGCAGACTTTCCAGTTTTGCATCATAATCAGGCTTGTCGTAATCATCGGGATTTTCTTTGGCAAGATTTATATTTTCTGCATATTCCTGCGCCTTTTTTAGGGTTTCACGAATCAATGCAGCAGTTGCCATACGAGTAATGGGTTGCTGGTTTTTTCCATGATACACCGTCTTTGGATTTTCACCAAAGGAAAACTTCATAGCGACCGGTGCTTTGATAATCATATCGTCAATGACAGTGCCGTGGGTTTTCATCGCACAAAACTGACCGCTAATGGGATTGGCACTTCCGGGACCACTGGCAACAGTGGTGATACCGGCAAGTTTTGCCTCTGTAAAGTATCGGTCATTGGGATTTATTGCGTCGATTGCTCTTAAATGAGGGGTAATCGGATCAGATTCTTCGTTACCGTCATCCCCTTCAAATCCCATAGAATCTTCGAACATTCCAAGATGGGTGTGAGCATCAATGAAACCGGGAAACACATATTTTCCGGCAACATCGTATATTTCTTCATTGGTTTGTTTATAATCTGCCATAGAACCAATTTCCAAAATGGTATTATCAAAACGGATATATCCATTTTCAATCGGTGACTCGGATTCCATGGTGTATATTTTAGCGTTTATTATAATCATACATTTGCCTTTCTGCGGATGGCAGAAATTACTTCGGCACCGTCACTGCAAGCCGTAACAATTTGTCGGAGTTCTTTTCTTCTGACATCACCAATCGCATACACATTTTCAATATTTGTCATTAAATCTTTATCGGTAATAATTTCATTGGTGTCACTTTTTAAAATACCTTCCGGTAAAAATGATACATTCGGCTGATAACCGATTGCAATAAATACACCGTCTGTGGATAATGAAATATTTTCATTGGTATTTGTTTTCTGAAGAATGATTTCGGCCAATGCATCTTCTCCCACAAATTCTGTGGGGATATATTCGGTATATAAATGAATTTTTTCATTAGCTTTGACCTTTTCCACCGTGGTTGCGTCCCCACGGAATTCACTTCTTCTATGCACTAAATTTACCCGTTCACAGAAATTAGCAAGATACAGAGCGTCATCTAATGCGGTGTTACCGCCACCAATAACCGTTGCGGTTTTACCACGGTAAAAAGCACCATCACAGGTTGCACAATAGGATACTCCCCTACCCGTCAACCGTTCTTCATTGGGAAATCCTAATTTTTTAGGATTTGCACCTGTTGCAATTACAATGTTTTTTGCAGAAAATTCTTCTTTTTTGGAACGGATTATTTTAATATCTTCTGAAAGATCGATAGAAAGAATTTCTGTGGTTTTATAAGTGATGTCAACCAGTTGCTTTTTCATATTCATTGCAAGCTCCGCGCCGGAAATCCCAACAAAGCCGGGATAGTTTTCAACGTAATTCGAAGAAACCATCTGTCCACCAGGGAAAGCTTTTTCCAAAAGCAAAACATTCATGCCTGCACGCATTCCGTAGAGTGCAGCAGTCATTCCGGCAGGACCTGCGCCAATAATCGCGATATCGTATATCATAAAATCACTCCTTGATAAATTCCGCTTTCTGATAAGTATCATTTAAAAGTTTAAAATCAGAAATTCCGGATGATACATAAACCGAATGATCTTTTGTAACATAAATTACTTCTGCGGATTCCGGAATCCTGAATGAATTTTCTAAAAACAAGGTTGTGGATAAAATATCCGCTTCCAGTGCAGAATCACAAATTACAGTCACGCTTACCAAATTGGTTTCTACCGGATACCCTGTTTTAGGATCTAAAATATGATGGTATAATTGGTCATTTAATATAAAATTTCTTTCATAAGAACCGGAAGTAGAAACTGCGCTTCCGTTGGGTAAGGCAAAAGAACATAACAATCCGTCATAATCAGGAGATTTTACTCCTGCAGTAATCTCTTTCCCGACGGTTTTTACGGTTCCGCCTATATCAATCAATGCATTCTTATCAGAGAGCATTTTAGCAACCTGATCACAAACATATCCTTTCGCAACAGCACCAAACTCTATCTCAGCATTGTTTTTTAATTGGATATCGTCATCAGATATCACAATATTCTGATAACCCACAGACTTCAAATTTTCTGATAATTGTGCTTCATCGGGTAACATTGGATTTTCAGATTTAAAATCCCATAATTTAGAAACCGGACGAATAGAAATATCAAATGTATCATTACAATGTGGTAAAATTTTTTGGAGCAAATCAAAAAGTATAGTATCCTTAGCATTGGATACAGTAAATGTTTTTGTACTGTTTAATTTTGAAATCAAAGAATCTTCCCGATATGCATTCATAATAGAATCAATCTGATGAAGATAATCTTTTATTTTATTTTCCTGATTTTCAGAAATGCCTTCTGCTTTAATCCGGTAAGATGCATCCATGGAAAATCCTTGAATCACAGTTTCTTGAGTTTTGCATCCTGTAAGAAGGAAAATACACAGTAAAATTGGAATAATACGTTTCATATCCAGTTCTCCGTAAGGTGAAAATCATTTGCTCTTTTAATTCAATGGATGATTTTGCATCTGATTGACAAAAGAAGCTTCTCCCTCAATATTGGCAATCTGAAGTTTCAGTTGTTCAATTTCGTTATCTTTACGGGAAATTTCTTCTCTTAAGGTTCCGATTTTTTGTTGTAAAGCTGAAAGAGAGTCTCCGGCAAAAGTCAAGCGATAAGAGTTCATCAAAATAAATGTTGTGGTTGAAAATGAAAGTAAAAATAAAGTTATCAAACTAAAAATGAAAAATATCAACAGTTTTCTTTTTTTATATTTTTGAGATATTTGTTCCTTTGTGGGATTCTTATCATATGATTTCATAAACCAGGCTCCTGACTCAAATTTAATTCGAGAAAACAAAAACCCATCATATATTTGTTAATTATACCATAGTATCAGTAAAAAATCAATTGTTTTCCCTAACTTTTTATGAATTTTTTATGAATTTTTCAGATGTGGACTTGACAAAAAACAAAGCCTTTGTTATAATATTTTAGCACTCTTGCAATAAGAGTGCTAAAATCAGCAAGATACTTTCAGAAAGAAGGATTACCATGGCAAAAAAACAGTTTAAAGCAGAATCTAAGCGTTTGTTAGATTTAATGATTCATTCTATTTATACCAATCAGGAAATCTTTTTACGGGAACTTATTTCCAACGCCAGCGACGCAATTGACAAAATGTATTACAAAACCCTTTCGGATGATTCTCTCCTTTTCCAAAAAGAGGATTACTACATTCGCATTGATACCAATAAAGAAACACGAACCCTTACCATCACCGATACAGGTATTGGTATGAGTAAAGAAGAATTGGAAAATAATCTCGGAACTATCGCAAAATCCGGTTCTTTGGCTTTTAAAAGAGAAAACGAAGCCAAAGACGGTGTGGATATCATTGGTCAATTTGGTGTTGGTTTTTATTCTGCATTTATGGTAGCCGACCGTGTTACTGTAAGAAGCAAAGCTTTTGGTGCAGAAGAAGCATACTGTTGGGAATCTTCCGGCGCTGACGGTTATACCATTGACATTTGCGATAAAACAACACAAGGCACCGAAATTATTCTGACTGTGAAGGAAAACACGGAGGATGTAAACTATGATGAATATCTTGATGCATACAGTTTGCAACACCTGGTGAAAAAATATTCCGACTTTATTAAATATCCCATCAAAATGGATGTAAATAAAAGCAAATTAAAAGACGGAACCGAAAATGAATACGAAGAATATACCGAAGAAGAAACCGTGAACAGTATGGTTCCCATCTGGAGAAAAAATAAAAACGAATTAACCCAAGAGGATTATGAACGTTTTTATTTAGACAAGCATTATGGATTTGAAAAACCGCTGAAATATATTCATGCATCCGTAGACGGCGTGGCAAGCTATAACACGATTTTATATATCCCCAAACGAGTACCCTATGATTTTTACACCAAAGAATTTGAAAAAGGGTTAGAACTATACTCCAACGGCGTTTTAATTATGAATAAATGCGCCGATTTATTACCGGATTATTTTAGCTTCGTACAAGGATTAGTAGATTCCCCTGACCTTTCGCTAAATATTTCCAGAGAACTTTTGCAGCAGGACAGACAACTTCAGTTTATTGCGAAAAAAATCAGAGATAAAATTAAATCCGAACTGCTGTCTTTATTAAAAAACAACAGAGAAACCTATGAAGAATTTTTTGCACAATTCGGGAAAACATTAAAATTCGGAGTATACAGTGATTTTGGGGCACATAAAGATATTTTAAAAGATTTATTATTATTCTATTCGTCCAAAGAGGAAAAATTGGTTACATTAGAGGAGTATGTATCCAAAATGGCTTCTGACCAGAAATATATTTATTATGTTTGCGGTGAATCCATTGACCGAGTTTCCAAATTACCGCAAACCGAATTAGTAAAAGACAAAGGTTATGAAATTCTTTACTGTACCGACGAAGTGGATGAATTTGCTCTTCAGATGTTGATGAATTACCAGGAAAAAGAATTCAAATCTGTTTCTTCTGGTGATTTAGGACTGGACGAACAAACCGAAGAATCTTCCAACGAAACGAACGAGGAACATAAAGATTTATTCCAAAAAATGAAAGAAATTTTAGGAGAATCAATTCAAGAAGTAAAGATTTCTAACCGTTTAAAATCCCATCCAGTTTGCTTGTCTTCGGACGGTGGGCTTTCTATCGAAATGGAAAAAGTGTTACGACAGATGCCAAACGGCGAAGGAATGAAAGCAAATAAAATTCTGGAATTAAATCCCAATCATCCTATCTTTGATGTCTTAAAAACTTCCTATGCAGAAGATGAGGATAAATTAAAAAGTTATACCAATCTGCTGTATCAACAAGCATTGCTTATTGAAGGCTTACCGATTGAAGACCCTGTAGCCTTTTCTAATGAAATTTGCAAATTGATGAAATAATTTTAAATATGCATTTTCCTAAACTTACGGAAAATGCATATTTTTTTATTTTCGTCAAACAATATAAACGGTGATTTTTTGAAAATTTTAAAGAAATATTCTATCATTGCATTAGGATCTTTGATTTTCGCAATATCAATTAATTTATTTATGTTACCATTTAAAATTGTTTCTGGCGGTCTTAGCGGAATTGCAACTATTTTTTATTATTTATTTGGCATTTCAACCGGAATAACCGTTGGTATTTTAGATCTGGTGATACTATTCTTTGCATTAAAATCTTTAGGAAAAGCTTTTGTAATGGATTCTATGGTTGCCATTCTTCTAATCCCTCTGTTTTTAAGTTTTACAGAGAAACTCCCACCTCTCACCAATGATATTTTTATTGCATCGGTGTTTGGCGGAGTACTGCTTGGCATTGGAATCGGACTGGCTTTTTCTCAAGGGGGGACAACGGGTGGCGTGGACATTTTATCCAGAATGTCACAAAAAAAGTATCCCCATCTTTCGATCGGGATACTGATGACGATTCTGGATTTAATGATTATTGGCTTCTCCATGATTACAATCGGTAACTTGAATTTAGCATTTTACGGAATTCTTTCGTTAGTAATTTCAACTACAGTAATTGA
This portion of the Oscillospiraceae bacterium genome encodes:
- the htpG gene encoding molecular chaperone HtpG; the protein is MAKKQFKAESKRLLDLMIHSIYTNQEIFLRELISNASDAIDKMYYKTLSDDSLLFQKEDYYIRIDTNKETRTLTITDTGIGMSKEELENNLGTIAKSGSLAFKRENEAKDGVDIIGQFGVGFYSAFMVADRVTVRSKAFGAEEAYCWESSGADGYTIDICDKTTQGTEIILTVKENTEDVNYDEYLDAYSLQHLVKKYSDFIKYPIKMDVNKSKLKDGTENEYEEYTEEETVNSMVPIWRKNKNELTQEDYERFYLDKHYGFEKPLKYIHASVDGVASYNTILYIPKRVPYDFYTKEFEKGLELYSNGVLIMNKCADLLPDYFSFVQGLVDSPDLSLNISRELLQQDRQLQFIAKKIRDKIKSELLSLLKNNRETYEEFFAQFGKTLKFGVYSDFGAHKDILKDLLLFYSSKEEKLVTLEEYVSKMASDQKYIYYVCGESIDRVSKLPQTELVKDKGYEILYCTDEVDEFALQMLMNYQEKEFKSVSSGDLGLDEQTEESSNETNEEHKDLFQKMKEILGESIQEVKISNRLKSHPVCLSSDGGLSIEMEKVLRQMPNGEGMKANKILELNPNHPIFDVLKTSYAEDEDKLKSYTNLLYQQALLIEGLPIEDPVAFSNEICKLMK
- a CDS encoding YitT family protein translates to MHIFLFSSNNINGDFLKILKKYSIIALGSLIFAISINLFMLPFKIVSGGLSGIATIFYYLFGISTGITVGILDLVILFFALKSLGKAFVMDSMVAILLIPLFLSFTEKLPPLTNDIFIASVFGGVLLGIGIGLAFSQGGTTGGVDILSRMSQKKYPHLSIGILMTILDLMIIGFSMITIGNLNLAFYGILSLVISTTVIDTIISKLNCAKLILAVVTESSKIEQELLTSVNRGVTVISAVGAYSGETKKVLMCVTKPKQAAQFKTMIRASEPNAFIIVTDSEEILGNGFRYYR